The Molothrus ater isolate BHLD 08-10-18 breed brown headed cowbird chromosome 1, BPBGC_Mater_1.1, whole genome shotgun sequence genome includes a window with the following:
- the ID4 gene encoding DNA-binding protein inhibitor ID-4: MKAVSPVRHPSRKAQPGVAGGGGGHPALRCLAEHSGCKGSPPSGEEPAALCLQCDMNDCYSRLRKLVPTIPPNKRVSKVEILQHVIDYILDLQLALETHPALLRQQPPPPALHPGSCPAGTPRPR, encoded by the coding sequence ATGAAAGCCGTGAGCCCCGTCCGGCACCCCAGTCGCAAGGCGCAGCCCGGCGTGGCGGGCGGCGGTGGGGGGCACCCGGCTCTGCGGTGCCTGGCCGAGCACAGCGGCTGCAAAGGGAGCCCGCCGTCGGGCGAGGAGCCGGcggcgctgtgcctgcagtgcgaTATGAATGACTGTTACAGCCGGCTGAGGAAGCTGGTGCCCACCATCCCGCCCAACAAGAGGGTCAGCAAAGTGGAGATCCTACAGCACGTCATCGACTACATCCTCGAcctgcagctggctctggagaCGCACCCAGCGCTGCTCCGgcagcagccgccgccgcccgctcTGCACCCAGGCAGCTGTCCCGCGGGCACCCCGAGACCCCGCTGA